The DNA sequence aagaaaatatgcatatcgcaagatttgaatttcatcgctttcaaattcgaaaactacgcaaactgtttcatttaaaacacatgtaaagtagttttaggcatgaaatgaattaattttgctgaaaaaattaaaaagtttaaaaacatgagatgtgtcctttaacacaCTTCTGTATCTGTATTGGTACGTTGAATCACCACTTCTAACATATGATCAACGGAATGAAATATGATGGCATAAAAGGTTGCAGTTGatgtcctcatgtattttcaaaacaaaagaaatttatttcttgaatatacATTTCTGGCTTCCAAACTTGacaaatgcatgtacatgcatattcaaTAGAAACACTTctagaaacaagaggcccatgggccacatcgctcacctgagtcaccttatCCCGTATTTAAAGATTTGCCCTAAgtcttgcatgtaaaactttgatcccttattgtggcttCAACCTACACCTGgtgggacatgattttaacaaacttgattctgcaatatgtcatgaagctttcatgtaaatttccacttttctggttcagtggttcttgagaagatttttcctatatatttgcatgtgaaGCTTTgctcccccattgtggccccactctacccccaggggccatgattttaactgACTAATCTTGAATTTGCACTTTGTCAgaaagctgccatgtaaatttgaatttgtctggcccagtggttcttgagattttttcctatatatttgcatgtaaaactttgattccctagtggggccccaccctatccccaggggccatgttttaaaaaatttgaatctacactatgtcgggaagctctCCTGTAAATCTTAggttttctggcccagtgattttttaacaacctcaccctatttttgcattttcatgattatctcccatttgaacggtgcatggcccttcatttgaacaaactcgaatccccttcacccaaggatgatctGTACCAAGACTAGTtaaaattggcctagtggttctggagaagaaaacgAGAAAAGTTTatagatggacagacagacaaaaagtgatcagtaaagctcacttgagctttaatttcaggtgagctaaagaaAGTGTTGCTTAATCCAAGCATCTTTTAATATCATGtaaaaacacatataaaacaaaataaattattcCATTTTCTGGTGTTTACAAATCATTTAACAAATTTCAAAAGTGCAATGTACttaaattaatattaatttCAGTCAGGTTTTCAAGAATTGATGAGGAAAgatatgtataaattttcacACACAACTAAATGTTTGCATTTGATATGAACGTTGGTCAGTAATAATGCTGTTTTAATGTATGTATTtctagataaaaaaaaacccaccgacTTGTTGATTATAAACTTCAAAATACAGAGAGTGTTTGGGTTATTCTGTTATGGGGATATGAAAACATTGGAAAGTGGGGGTAATTTCTGCAtaaatggatttaaaaaaaaatatatttttttaaaaattgtaaaaactTGGACTTCAGTCTgatattttactcaaattttgactgctcaaataaaagaatacataaactcaaataaaagAATACATAAACTCAGAaaactaaaattttaaaaaagtcggattttttttttttttttttggttgagaaatccaagccagtTTTACGAATCCTACAAAATGCCCAAATACATACATTGTTTCATATCTCCATAATACAAACAATCTAAACATCTATCCTGTACTTTTCTGTTCACAtcataatttaaaaagagtATTTCTACCTTAGGGATGAAAAaagtggattttatttttttttctgtaagtAATGAACTATTACATAAAATTCACCATTCTTAATTGTACTTGAAACATCTTTCCAAttcaataataacaaaaacGAAATgccattttaaaacaataagacgTATTACTAAGAAGTCCATCCAAGAAGGGGCTCCTGTGTCCACGTGGCTAGTTGACTGAGTTCAACAGAAGGTGCACCGATTTTAAATAATGGGTTTTACTTCAAACTGCTTTCCAACACTGGAATTGTTTATAACCGGCAATACAATTGATAACATTTAAATCAGAGGAAAGATGAATCACATCGTTGTGGACATTGTGTATAATGATTAATTACACAGAACAATACAGTCCACACACTCCCAGCTTCTTCCTCACTCTCCAGAGTTTCAGGGTACACACTCTTCCATAAATTCATCTCAAATGAATCACTAGTCTACATTCTCACTAGAACCACCAGCCACAACATTGTAGCAACTTTCTTAACAATAGATCCGACAAAAAACGGACCCAGTATTACGCTGAACATCACATCATGCTAAGCCGCTGGCCTGGATAGGCCTCTGGACTGGTTCCTCTATGTTTGGTCGTCGTATATAGGTAGGGGGTTCCTTCTTGTTGACTGTGTCTGCAGTAATTATCACTTTCTCCACATCAGGCATGCTGGGTATTTCATACATAGGCGTCAGCAACACTTCCTCCTACAAAAGAAAGGTTGAGCTggagtacaatgtacatgtttctttttaaaatattgatgcCAACAAATTAATATCATTAAAACCCCCAATGTAGTTTTGATTTGCAAATCAAAGTAAACAATAAAATCATGGTGACACATGGTCTGAAAAAGCATGGGTTTGACAATGCTTTATGCATTCTTTActaaatttataaaatattgataggtaaatatatttgttaatgaatattcatcaacAGAGCTTTATATACACTCTGGAATGCTAAATGAACTAcgcaaaaatgtttttaattctttaaTAACTTTGCTATTTAAATTCATATACATGAATGACACTTCACagaaaacaagcattctgagagtccCCTACCAGTCGCAAAAATTATCAGATcgcaacaatattcaaagttcattctgTAGGTTacggtaaaagggaaaattggggaaccaggataggaatggttggagaTCAattactattcaggtacaaagactagaccaagaaaaaaaaagacaacttTATAATTAGGATTAAGTCTTTAACCAAATCAATGAACTAtgaaatgtaggtgatcatgaataatttagctacattgctgtattactatgctagaagttttaatgagtgtagtactctcatctacagaaataagaaatttggatataaatttaaaattggGGTGGATGTGACTCCACTAGATCTTATCAAGTTTATGGAGGTGAACTAAAAATGTATTAATCATGAATTGAATAACTGCAAgcacaaagaaagaaaaagtccAAAAAACTGATATTTCACACTATTTTTGGAAGTCCAAAGGCCGTAACTCAgcaaaaaatcataaaattcaaCCTTGATCTGTAACATgctatggcaaagcaatgtaccaaataccAAATGAATATCTGGAAGCACAACAAAAACAAGTCCGGTATTtgacaattcatgctatttttcaaacaCTATTTCTTGAAGTCCAAGGGCCTTAACTCAGCACAAAatcacaaaattcaaacttgatctgtaatatgctatggcaaagcaatgtatcaAATACCAAATGAATATCTGGAAGCACAACAAAAACAAGTCCGGTATCTGATAATTCacgctatttttctaagttcaaaggccataacttagtgaaaaataacagaccaaaacaaaattaaaacttacTTTGCAACTTATTATGGCAaaacaatgtaccaaatatcaaatgaatatttgctAGCacaaaaaaaagtctggaaaactgataattcacgctatttttctaagtccaagggccataacttagtgaaaaatcaatcaacaaaaacaaaattcaaacttgatctgtaacttgttacaTATGGCAAAGCagtgtaccaaatatgaaataaatatctgcaagaacagagaaaaaaaagtGCAGAAAACTGATTTaccagactgacagacagacaaacaaagtgcaaacctaaagtccccttcgacttcatTGTTATGGGTCTAAAAAAGGAAATAGTAATATAGAAACCCATTGATTTTTTCATATAATCTCCACCCTTCCTCCTAAACGTAAGAGAGCGGTATAATGTCCCTATGTTACAGTTAACTCCCttgtgggtgtttttttttcctgaGAAGGAATGACACCTACTAGTATATGATGTATTCCTCGGGCACCAGTCTTCTTCTTTAAGGCTTTCTGTGCTATGGCCCTCAGACCACTGTCTGTAAATATCAGCTGACACTGCAAAATATAATAGCTTTCATTACTTTGACATTTGACACAGAAGAAATAACTGAAACAGAAAACCTTTTTCAACACCCTATAAACGTCTTAGTATTTCACGTACACAATGCTTTTTGTGTACTTATAATCTTCCTAGCGTGATACTTCAAAACAAGTCTGTAATTTTGAATTATACCTCATCATAGGCTAAAAGAAATTCCTTCTGTGCAATAAGAGAGTTCTTGGTTTCTGTCAGGATTTTCATTAGGTGGTCCTCACTTAAGCTGTGCAACGGCACCACAATGTGGAACCGCCCTACAAATTCTGGAATCAGTCCAAACTTCACTACATCGGTGGTCTCCACCTCGCCCAGAAGCTGGTCATATTTCACATTTAACTGTTCTATGTCAGACAGTTTTTTGTCCTCATTTTCCATCAGAATGGATTCATCCTCCGGAGTACCAAAGCCTAAACTCTGAAACATAACAAGGAAAGTGGAGTACAATATGAGGAAGATTTACCTTTTAGATAATTTTATAAGAAACAAAATGAAGTTTGTCTACTACCTTTCACTAATTTGTGTTCCATACCtatatttatttaaacagtatttaattctgtatatttataaatgttaCAGGCAACACATGAAGtcagtgtttatatttacagCCAATTCTTGATTGGTTGTAAAAAGTCATTTGTGCGCATCGAAGTTTACCCGAGTGCAGGTCCCACCCACCTTTCTTTTAGCATTTTGTGTATCTAACATTGTTACTGATATTACATTTTTCTATTGTAGAATGATGAATGAAGTGAGgataaataattatacatgtacatttaaataGAGTACTAAAGTCTGTTGCACTTGTGCAGGCGAACTGTTTCCTATATTTGTGTTTgagttttatataaataatttatgttcATTTGAAAAGGTGAATTAGAACATAAGTATAACATAATAGGATTAGACAGCACACAGAGCCTATGAAAGCTTTTTCCTGAAAGGTACGTGTATGTAATAATGTCCACATACTGATAAACTTAAAGGTACGTGTATGTAATGTCCACATACTGATAAACTTAAAGGTACGTGTATGTAATCTCCACATACTGATAAACTTAAAGGTACGTGTATGTGTTAATGTCCACATACTGATAAACTTAAAGGTACGTGTATGTGTTAATGTCCACATACTGATAAACTTAAAGGTACGTGTATGTAATGTCCACATACTGATAAACTTAAAGGTATGTGTATGTAATGTCCACATACTGATAAacttaaaggtacatgtatgtgttaatGTCCACATACTGATAAACTTAAAGGTACGTGTATGTGTTAATGTCCACATACTGATAAACTTAAAGGTACGTGTATGTAATGTCCACATACTGATAAACTTAAAGGTACGTGTATGTAATCTCCACATACTGATAAACTTAAAGGTACGTGTATGTAATGTCCACATTCTGATAAACTTAAAGGtacgtgtatgtataaatgtcCACATACTGATAAACTTAAAGGTATGTGTATGTAATGTCCACATACTGATAAacttaaaggtacatgtatgtgttaatGTCCACATACTGATAAACTTAAAGGTACGTGTATGTGTTAATGTCCACATACTGATAAACTTAAAGGTACGTGTATGTAATGTCCACATACTGATAAACTTAAAGGTACGTGTATGTAATCTCCACATACTGATAAACTTAAAGGTACGTGTATGTAATGTCCACATTCTGATAAACTTAAAGGtacgtgtatgtataaatgtcCACATACTGATAAACTTAAAGGTACGTGTATGTGTTAATGTCCACATACTGATAAACTTAAAGGTACGTGTATGTGTTAATGTCCACATACTGATAAACTTAAAGGTACGTGTATGTAATGTCCACATACTGATAAACTGAGATATTATTATGATAATTGATAATAACAATAAGTAAAAAGTGTAAAGACAATATATCACACAAAGTGATAGTAATCATATAGGGTATGTATACTTCATGTCCATAATAAACTAACAAAACAGAGAAATGGAAAAGGAAGAAAAAATGAAGGGATGGTAGAAAGAAagacaaacaaaagaaaagaagCATACAGAGTTATTTAAACAAATACTGTACCTTTTGATTAGTTCTGTTACGAATAATATCTGTGATACCAGTAAATGCCCCTGAGGCTATAAATAGAATGTTAGTGGTGTCCACTTGGTAGGTGGTTTCGTGTGCATTTCGCTTCCCCATTTTTTCTGTCACGTTAACGACGTTGGACTCAAGGAGCTTCAGGAAAGCCTGTTGTACGCCCTCTCCTCCCACGTCCCGGGAGGAGTTAACGTTCCTAGAATTACCCGGTACAATACTTCGGATCTTGTCAACCTCATCAAGGTAAACAATGCCTGCAATACAGGAATACCTTATATTTACTTGTGATGAAAACAGTTTCTGTTCTTCAAACTACTAGTGTCACATATATCATTAGAAACTTGAGATATCATACAAGATTTAAATCAATTACTACCTAAATATACcgtaaaattcaacaaaattgaTTTCTCTTGAAGTCTTCCTTATACATGTTAGGTGTATGTCACTAAACATCAGAggataaaatatcaaaactacCAAAATCTCTTTCATTTTCTAAATTCTCCCCTCGAGAATAATTTTTTGGGAAATATGACTGATCAAATGTGTTTTATagagcattttttaaaactgtaaatACTAGGGCTGTCACAGTTCCAAAAAATCTTTGGGTTGGTTTAGGATGTTTTTATTCAGTTTCGTGTCTATATACCGGTAGCTatgttaaaataatttttaaaaaacgttTATTTGTCTATTGTTACAATAATTACATGTGGATGTGGATTCTGGTTTAGACTCGACCTCCATACTAGAAAAAGCATTGCTACTTCTACTCCTTTCTATTCCATGCTTTCGATATAAGTGATGATAATTATTGATCCAGTGGCATATTTTGAATGGGTCCAACTTATCTTACATATTGTCATATAAACAGATTCCTTATAATGATTCTATCAAAAAACCAGACCCGAATCTAATTTCCAGTAAAATGGTATCGAACCAGACCCGAACAGCATGACCCGCAGTTTTCGATTATTTTGGGTACCTGTTGCAGCCTGAGTAAATACACTATGCACATTAATTAGAACCTTGTTGACATTTGTCCACATCGAAGTCGGAGTTATCCAGCAGTCTGTAGATCACGGATTCTACGTCTTCTCCGACGTAACCAGCGGCAGTGATAGACGTACAGTCGCACATCGCGAAAGGAACATCCAGGCACTCGGCTAACTTCTTCACCAACAGAGTTTTACCTGAAATTGATTGTTGAGGTTCCATTTTTAATTGTTAAATGAATAATTTCCACAGGACATCTATCAAATGTTGCCTGTCAATGTATCTGTACTTTCTGAATAGAGAAATGTTTGTCATTGAGGTTCTGCATTGGGATCATATAATATCAGGTTTGGCAATTTAAAAATCTACAGGCATATCTCTGATCATTATCCACTTACACGATTCACAGGTTGGAAAATAGCACATTACAATACTGtgaaagtggttatttacgcagTGGGGAGAAAGCTAAACTACTGTATACAGGAAAATACTTGCCCTCATTGTCAGTGGGTGAATTTAAGACAGATTAAAATTGTTGTCTCTCTGAGTATCTCTCTTTAACAGACGAATTTAAAAATGGGGCAAAACTGTCCAGTGTAGAAGGGCAAATTTTTCATACCCGACTcggccaatattcaccaatacaAGTTCAATAACACATTGTCATTGTACACGTCCTAACTTTATCTCTTTACACCCACAACATTCCTCATAAATGATTATATGATGTTCACTGAATATCCGAGATCATTGCACGATTAACAGAGCTCAAAAGGTCCTTTTTTACATAATGTAATACTGATTGCAGACATAAACACCAATATTCAGTCaataatcttttaattacatatttttcaaattctgtGTACTCCTAATTTTACAAGCACACAttcttttttttacattttcagtggcatacattatttgtcaacaAATGTGACGTCAAAATGGATTCAAAGTAGTCCCTGAGATTTTACAATGTGGGCTTTCAGataatctacagtatataaAGTCTGTAAGAAACCAGATGTGTTTGGGAAACACtgatttacccccccccccctcctataTATAGCAACACTGTAATTCTGATACTAAACTGTAgtaaaagaaaggtcttgtcacaaggaatacaaatgtgaaatatgaaagccctagtaCTAAGCTTTCAAAGGTTAATGCTAAGaggttaattttatttttaaagtaggtcaaatgccatgGTGAAGGTAATGAGGTCAACAATGGtggtaccaaatgaaaggtcttgtcacaaggaatattcatacTATGAAAGCCCAAACACTAagcatttaaaagttatgaccaaggttaaagtttttcaaaaataagtcAAACcccaaggtgaaggtcatgaggtcaacAATAttggtacccaaagaaaggtcttgtcacaaggaaaacacgtgtaaaatatgaaagtcctagtactaagcattcaaaagttaagGCTAAGGTTAAAtctattttttcaaaagtaggtcaaactccaaggtgaaggtcataaagtcaacaatgttggtaccaaaagaaaggtcttgtcacaaggaatattcatacAATGtactaattttttcaaaagtaggtcaaactccaaagagaaggtcatgaggtcaacAATGTTGGTACCTAAGAAAagaatacacatatgaaatatgaaagccctagcactcagcattcaaaagttatgagcaacgttaattttttttttattctttatatactgtagattatCTGAAAGCCCACAGGTTCTAAAAATAACAGAGAAATAcgttattgttttatttttactaggacatttaccagACCAGGTCAGTGGGTGATTTCTTGCCTacgacagcagcgaaattcagactagtatttctgttatttttagaacctgtggcttgaaatttggcatgcaagtaggtaagacattaatctatgcaaggagacTGGCAAATTACGCATACCACACCTAGTTTCTGATTTTtaaggcatttgaagcgagtgggtagttttttttatctgggtcagagttagacccctttctatatttatggtatcacagaatTCAGGCCCAAAACAGGCTTAGCCCCTGTAGATTACCTGAATGtgtatgataataataatgattaccTGAATGTGTACGATAATAATGATTACCTGAATGtgtatgataataataatgattaccTGAATGtgtatgataataataatgattaccTGAATGtgtatgataataataatgattaccTGAATGTgtatgataatgataatgattaCCCGAATGTGTATGATAATAATCATGATTACCTGAATTTGTATGATAGTAATAATGATTACCTGAATGTGTacgataataataataatataattacCTGAATGTGTGTGATAATAATGATTACCTGAATGtgtatgataataataatgattaccTGAATGTGTacgataataataataattacctgaatgtgtatgataataataatgattaccTGAATGtgtatgataataataatgattaccTGAATGtgtatgataataataatgattaccCGAATGTGtatgataataacaataattACCTGAATGtgtatgataataataataatgattaccTGAATGTGTGTGATAATAATGATTACCTGAATGTGtatgataataacaataattACCGGAATGtgtatgataataataatgattaccTGAATGTGTATGATAGTAATAATGATTACCTGAATGtgtatgataataataatgattaccTGAATGtgtatgataataataatgattaccTGAATGtgtatgataataataatgattaccTGAATGTGTAccataataataatgattaccTGAAtgtgtataataataataatgattaccTGAATGTgtgtgataataataatgattaccCGAATGtgtatgataataataatgattaccTGAATGtgtatgataataataatgattaccTGAATGTGTACGATAATAACAATGATTACCTGAATGtgtatgataataataatgattaccTGATCCAGTGGGCCCCAGCATTAACACATTACTCTTCTGTAACGTGATCTGTTTGGAGTCGTCCTCGGGAGACATCAATGGGGGGTCACTTTCCTCCTTCTGATGAGAATTAAACCCCAAGGCACTGGATGCATGCCCTCTGATAGCAGCCTCCAGGGACTCtgtgaaaatcaaaatacacaAATAGTCAAAACATTACACAGCTGACATCTTACAATACCAACCTGCAATACATTAAATTTATACTACTTGTGACATAATGTCAATGATGTCAGTGCAATGTATCATATTATCAGGTAATTTTAGTGTCAGGAatattaaattgatttttttttcaaacaggCATGTAGAATCGGTGGGAAGAAGGGGAGGGGGATGTGTTCTGCCCTTACTTTTTCATGACAATAACTATCATtctattatttgttattttgtaatgcaaataaatgatatattgGATGACTGCCCCCACCCCATTATTTCCAACAGTAATAATGAATAAGGAGAAtgaaagcttgaaagttatgaatAGAAACTATCTAGCCAAGTATGATCATTGGCACTAAAAGACTGCAACAACAGCAACCCAAGATTTGGGAAAAAAGTTTTTTGAGGCAGTCATAGTAGAAGactctgaccccccccccccccccccccccccccccctaccaaCTGAATTTAGAAAATGGGACAACACCTGATATTTTGCTTTGCTTGTCAATATACTAATTTTTCATtctgctaccccccccccccccccccccaccacatTTAACAAGAATATCAGTCAATCTGATGGATGCTTCCAGAACTGCATCTAACCATTGAACTACTTCATACGACAAATAAttcgcacaatgatcaataattcttgaaatattgttgaaaatattaattttatacATGTTGACCTTtataaaatgaccttgagtgacccccccccccccttttgtctaaaaaccattttcctattacttatctgtgtgatatacagtatgatcaatacctgttcaaacaagatgtgtttgtgaaacacaaattttCTCTATAATGGTCCATTCCAAAGATGGgcaaggtcaaaaggacaaatattttggtaccagtagaaagatctcgTCACAAGAACTGcgcatgtgcaatatgaaagctctaatattcaCCATTcagaagttatgaccaaagtcaaatttttaaaaagtaggtcaaaaggtttagtacccacggaaaggtcttgtcacaaggaacactcagtgaaatatcaaagctctagcacttactattcaaaagttattagcaaggttaaaattttcaaaatgtaggtcaaactccaaggtcaaggtcacagggtaaaacatgttggtacccacggcaaggttttgtcacaaggaatacttatgtgaaatatctcgcacttactgttcaaaagttattagcaaggttatagttttcaaaaagtaggtcaaactccaaggtcaaggtcacagggttaaaaatgttgatacccacggaaaggtcttgtcacaaggaatattcatgtgaaatatcaaagctctagcacttactgttcaaaagttaatagcaacagggtttgacatttacttttttgagcactagaccagtcgggctacttcaaatgatttttactagacctgactttatatccactagccctgaccaactttccagacaaaaactgatagtttctccatatttaaatacttcatttaaatgacaaacgttaagtttgaaccaaaacgtatttaattgtctcaaaaatatctaagtctcgtcattcaatgtgattttcaaacacgttttctgtttcttCAAATTCTACCCGTCACGGATATTCTTTAGTCTATTTagtataaaatgacctcaaccggctttttatttaatttatatttcataagccctgctttgtttcttcctagccttttcttttttctcctggtacgtctttccttgaggacgagaagtcgtatttaaatatagagacattcccgcacatatgtcaacaccgataaatagctgtttacgacgtaatttattaacttgataaacactttattatagtcaattcaaataaactgtttaaaattaacatcgagtagatgtcgtgaAACACCGACCGCGAcatatttattagaactaaaaatagagattattccatcacacggttcaagattgcttgcaaactctttacagttattttcttttagttaagaataaaatatcttatggtttaaagtaaagtttcttgtttatttttttgacACGActagtcggactagtaaatcgac is a window from the Ostrea edulis chromosome 5, xbOstEdul1.1, whole genome shotgun sequence genome containing:
- the LOC125651847 gene encoding ATP-dependent Clp protease ATP-binding subunit ClpX-like isoform X1 — translated: MSLALRCGVRNSVRALSRKSSRSLTSGSTSGVSQQFERKVLSQLQRCQEQSRIFHVASSLQSKTGGENGGETGGSDQGTGGEEGRVRPCSNCGGALHIDSSVMINGFVKCDSCKQMIMVSEEEVDQEFLSTEEEDKGYIPTPKEIHRFLDEHVIGQEMAKKSLAVASYNHYKRVKWAKSSSQTTQPKAKLGENLFAESLEAAIRGHASSALGFNSHQKEESDPPLMSPEDDSKQITLQKSNVLMLGPTGSGKTLLVKKLAECLDVPFAMCDCTSITAAGYVGEDVESVIYRLLDNSDFDVDKCQQGIVYLDEVDKIRSIVPGNSRNVNSSRDVGGEGVQQAFLKLLESNVVNVTEKMGKRNAHETTYQVDTTNILFIASGAFTGITDIIRNRTNQKSLGFGTPEDESILMENEDKKLSDIEQLNVKYDQLLGEVETTDVVKFGLIPEFVGRFHIVVPLHSLSEDHLMKILTETKNSLIAQKEFLLAYDECQLIFTDSGLRAIAQKALKKKTGARGIHHILEEVLLTPMYEIPSMPDVEKVIITADTVNKKEPPTYIRRPNIEEPVQRPIQASGLA
- the LOC125651847 gene encoding ATP-dependent Clp protease ATP-binding subunit clpX-like, mitochondrial isoform X2; translated protein: MSLALRCGVRNSVRALSRKSSRSLTSGSTSGVSQQFERKVLSQLQRCQEQSRIFHVASSLQSKTGGENGGETGGSDQGTGGEEGRVRPCSNCGGALHIDSSVMINGFVKCDSCKQMIMVSEEEVDQEFLSTEEEDKGYIPTPKEIHRFLDEHVIGQEMAKKSLAVASYNHYKRVKWAKSSSQTTQPKAKLGENLFAESLEAAIRGHASSALGFNSHQKEESDPPLMSPEDDSKQITLQKSNVLMLGPTGSGKTLLVKKLAECLDVPFAMCDCTSITAAGYVGEDVESVIYRLLDNSDFDVDKCQQGIVYLDEVDKIRSIVPGNSRNVNSSRDVGGEGVQQAFLKLLESNVVNVTEKMGKRNAHETTYQVDTTNILFIASGAFTGITDIIRNRTNQKSLGFGTPEDESILMENEDKKLSDIEQLNVKYDQLLGEVETTDVVKFGLIPEFVGRFHIVVPLHSLSEDHLMKILTETKNSLIAQKEFLLAYDECQLIFTDSGLRAIAQKALKKKTGARGIHHILTHNNEVEGDFRRKCC